The Desulfosporosinus acidiphilus SJ4 genome has a window encoding:
- a CDS encoding IS5 family transposase encodes MYRKPTGQISLLEDFRFFAGGKLDANNRWVKMADLIPWNVVEERYASHFPKHTGNVAKPVRVALGALIIKEKCGFSDEETVQQIMENPYLQYFIGLEEFQTTPPFDSSSMVHFRKRLDAKVIAELNEALCKGETKTETEDHKDQNTPPPSSGCTDDNRREDQASSEQPPQQNHGKLILDATCTPADVKYPTDFSLLNDAREKLEAMVDTLHENQIGKELKPRTYRQKARKLYLKLEKNRKPRSREIRKAIRKQLSFVTRDLQIVLKLSAKYPEGLSKRQQKDLETIQTLFEQQKTMYDKRVHTIEERIVSISQPHVRPIVRGKKTAATEFGAKVAISIVNGFAWIEKLSWEAFNEGTTLIDSVETYKERHGNYPESVIADKIYRNRDNLQYCKLHGIRLNGPKLGRPSKDKKEHLEQRRLEKQEAGLRNAVEAKFGEGKRRYGLGRIMVRLKETSETVIGLQFIIMNLGKRLRDLLYLFWETPFFELGDFVCCLETKNMGTVQ; translated from the coding sequence ATGTACCGAAAACCTACAGGTCAAATTAGCTTACTCGAAGACTTCAGATTTTTTGCAGGCGGCAAACTTGATGCGAATAACCGTTGGGTCAAGATGGCCGATTTGATTCCCTGGAACGTTGTTGAAGAGCGATATGCTTCTCATTTCCCAAAGCATACTGGAAATGTTGCGAAACCAGTTCGTGTCGCATTGGGTGCCCTCATCATCAAAGAAAAGTGTGGATTTTCCGACGAAGAAACCGTCCAACAAATCATGGAAAACCCCTATTTGCAATACTTCATCGGGCTGGAGGAATTTCAAACCACTCCACCGTTCGATTCATCGAGTATGGTCCATTTTCGGAAACGCCTCGACGCTAAGGTAATTGCTGAACTGAACGAAGCCTTATGTAAGGGAGAAACAAAGACGGAAACTGAAGATCATAAAGATCAAAACACTCCCCCACCAAGTTCAGGTTGTACAGACGACAATCGTCGTGAAGATCAAGCAAGCAGTGAGCAACCACCCCAACAAAACCACGGAAAACTCATTTTGGATGCCACATGCACCCCGGCCGATGTGAAATATCCCACGGATTTTTCTCTACTAAATGACGCACGGGAAAAGTTAGAGGCCATGGTGGACACCTTGCATGAGAATCAAATAGGGAAAGAGCTCAAGCCAAGAACCTATCGACAAAAGGCACGTAAACTCTATCTGAAGTTAGAAAAGAATCGGAAACCCAGAAGTCGTGAAATCCGCAAGGCCATTCGGAAACAGCTGAGCTTCGTTACAAGAGACCTTCAGATCGTCTTGAAACTATCAGCCAAGTACCCAGAAGGACTCAGTAAACGGCAGCAAAAAGACTTAGAAACCATACAAACACTCTTTGAACAGCAAAAAACCATGTATGACAAACGAGTCCACACTATAGAAGAGCGTATCGTGAGCATTAGCCAACCGCATGTTCGCCCGATTGTGAGGGGTAAAAAAACAGCAGCCACAGAATTTGGAGCGAAAGTTGCCATAAGTATCGTCAACGGATTTGCTTGGATCGAGAAGTTGAGTTGGGAAGCCTTTAATGAGGGCACCACCCTGATTGATTCGGTAGAAACCTATAAGGAGCGCCATGGAAACTATCCTGAATCCGTGATTGCCGATAAAATATATCGGAACCGAGACAACCTGCAGTACTGCAAGTTACATGGCATTCGGCTTAACGGGCCCAAACTAGGTCGACCCTCGAAGGATAAAAAAGAGCATTTAGAACAAAGGCGGCTAGAGAAACAAGAGGCAGGCCTAAGAAATGCAGTCGAGGCGAAATTCGGTGAAGGAAAACGTCGTTATGGACTAGGTCGAATAATGGTACGTCTCAAAGAAACGAGTGAGACGGTCATTGGCTTACAGTTCATCATCATGAACCTGGGGAAGCGCCTCCGGGATCTTTTGTACCTTTTTTGGGAAACGCCTTTTTTCGAGTTGGGAGATTTTGTTTGTTGCCTAGAAACTAAAAATATGGGGACTGTTCAGTAA
- a CDS encoding vWA domain-containing protein: MEEIEFINRFANQVKELYEQANNIINIYLKSKRVNNETEIVIPKDFKEAFFSLVDKVNLNLLEDKDNFYGYFLLQMAREIRFDISSPTAVNFKRAQYVIYFNPLIFLDLNPEQMESTIKHEILHILSMHLLRAKKLKDYSKLALNMAMNVVVNKYLDNLPPYAVTLEWVNLHYSLELLPFKPFEYYAENIQAAIDLQDENDDQDEVKDKDKDKDESEDKVDDDNPKLNSDEKIETDYNPEKAHDIWEDSSSIDEKTLQEFTEKYLNIVQKDNLPNYLEGLISSLKNSKGELPWNLYLKRLMGTVAGHQKKTITRRNRRQPDRLDLRGQLRNYLAKIVVALDISGSISDAEFNQAIKEVLDIVKNYKHEITIVECDSDIRRVYDVKTVKDVKERIHNRGGTKFTPVFEYANHHRVNLLVYFTDGKGENKLQALPRGYKTLWVLSGGGDELSLEEAYGAVKKLKIIAAKDETLTMSDVRRDGYSMNDQESMHI, encoded by the coding sequence ATGGAAGAGATTGAATTTATTAACCGATTTGCTAACCAAGTAAAAGAGCTTTATGAACAAGCAAATAACATTATTAATATTTATTTGAAATCAAAGAGAGTTAATAATGAAACTGAAATTGTTATCCCAAAGGATTTTAAAGAAGCATTTTTTAGCTTGGTTGATAAGGTAAATCTAAATCTATTGGAGGATAAAGATAATTTTTACGGTTATTTTTTGCTCCAAATGGCAAGAGAAATACGATTTGACATTAGTAGTCCGACGGCAGTGAATTTTAAAAGAGCTCAGTATGTCATATATTTTAATCCCTTAATTTTTTTAGATCTTAATCCCGAACAAATGGAAAGTACAATTAAACATGAAATACTTCACATTTTATCCATGCATTTGCTGAGAGCAAAAAAATTAAAGGATTATAGCAAGCTGGCTCTTAATATGGCAATGAATGTAGTTGTTAATAAATATTTAGACAATCTGCCGCCCTATGCCGTAACCCTAGAATGGGTAAATTTACATTACTCTTTAGAACTTTTGCCTTTTAAACCTTTTGAATATTATGCGGAGAATATTCAAGCTGCCATAGATTTACAGGATGAAAATGATGATCAAGATGAAGTTAAAGATAAAGATAAAGATAAAGACGAAAGCGAAGATAAGGTTGATGATGATAATCCCAAGCTTAATAGCGATGAAAAAATAGAAACGGATTATAACCCGGAAAAAGCCCACGATATCTGGGAAGATTCTAGTTCTATCGATGAGAAAACACTTCAGGAATTTACTGAGAAATATCTTAATATCGTTCAAAAAGACAATCTCCCAAATTATTTAGAAGGTTTGATCTCCTCACTTAAAAATAGCAAGGGTGAATTGCCTTGGAACTTATATCTTAAGAGATTAATGGGAACTGTTGCAGGTCATCAAAAGAAGACAATCACAAGAAGAAACAGAAGACAGCCCGATCGCTTAGATTTAAGAGGTCAGCTTAGGAACTATCTGGCAAAAATTGTAGTTGCCCTGGATATCAGCGGGAGCATTAGTGATGCAGAATTTAACCAAGCCATCAAAGAAGTACTGGATATTGTAAAAAATTATAAGCATGAAATTACGATTGTCGAATGTGACAGTGATATTAGACGTGTGTATGACGTTAAAACTGTAAAGGATGTAAAAGAAAGAATTCATAATAGAGGTGGCACTAAGTTTACCCCGGTTTTTGAATACGCCAATCATCATAGAGTTAACTTATTGGTTTATTTCACAGATGGTAAAGGGGAAAATAAGCTTCAAGCATTACCCAGAGGGTATAAAACATTATGGGTTCTTTCTGGGGGAGGAGATGAGCTTTCTTTAGAAGAGGCTTATGGTGCGGTTAAAAAACTTAAGATTATTGCGGCCAAAGATGAGACTTTAACAATGAGTGACGTTCGAAGAGATGGATATTCGATGAATGACCAAGAAAGTATGCATATCTGA